The DNA segment CAGCCCCGACATCCGCCTCACGCTCATCGGCAAGCCCGGATGCCACCTCTGCGACGATGCACGCGAGGTGGTCGGGTGCGTGCGCGAAGAGCTCGCAGCCACCCCCGGCGCTCCCGCGACCACGTTGGAAGAGCTCTCGATCCTCGATGACGACGCGCTCCGCGAGCGCTACGCCGAGGAGATCCCGGTGCTGCTCGTCGACGACGAGGTGCACGGGTACTGGCGCATCGATCCCGTGCGCCTGAAGACCGCGCTGCTCGCGCGCGGCTGAGACGGCTCAAACCGGAGGCTCAGGCCGGAGGTTCAGGGGCCGGGGCGGCATCCGCTCGCACCCGATCCTCGGCCTCGCGGCGGGCGAACCAGGCCGCGATCGGCACGTCCGTCGACGAGTGCGCGATGATCGACAGCGCGATCGCGACGACGATCACGTGGAACAGGTACGCGGCTTCCGGGGTGCCGCTCTGCAGCACGAGCAGGCCGTACAGCACCGAGGCGAAGCCCTTCGGGCCGAACCACGCCGCGGTCGCGCGCTCCTCCCACGGCAGGCCGCTGCCGATGAGGGAGATCTGCACGGCCACGGGCCGGGCGAAGACCATGAGCAGGACGGCGAAGAGGTACGCGGTCCACGGAACCGACAGCAGCAGTTCGGGCGAGATGAGCGCGCCGAACATCAGGATCGCGAAGAGCTTCACGAGTTCCGAGAGCTGCCCACCGAAGTCGCGGAACG comes from the Agromyces marinus genome and includes:
- a CDS encoding glutaredoxin family protein translates to MTPSPDIRLTLIGKPGCHLCDDAREVVGCVREELAATPGAPATTLEELSILDDDALRERYAEEIPVLLVDDEVHGYWRIDPVRLKTALLARG